Proteins from a single region of Crassaminicella profunda:
- a CDS encoding thioredoxin family protein: MKILNSLTSIEDFIENNRLVLLYFSHDMCGVCHDVLPKIEDMLISYPEIKSARIEISKLLQVSGRFSIFTAPTLLLFIDGKETIRESRFISIEQLKEKIGRYYGMLI, encoded by the coding sequence ATGAAAATATTAAATTCACTAACATCCATTGAAGATTTTATAGAAAATAATAGACTTGTACTATTGTACTTTTCTCATGATATGTGTGGGGTTTGTCATGATGTATTACCTAAAATTGAGGATATGCTCATCAGTTACCCTGAAATCAAGAGCGCTAGAATAGAAATAAGTAAATTACTCCAAGTATCAGGTAGATTTTCTATTTTTACTGCTCCTACCCTTCTACTTTTTATTGATGGGAAAGAAACCATTAGAGAGTCACGGTTTATTAGTATAGAGCAGTTAAAGGAAAAGATTGGGCGATATTATGGTATGTTGATTTAG
- a CDS encoding DNA-3-methyladenine glycosylase I: protein MKRCSWCKNEKKIKASINNVQRFIEIPAKTKLSEIISKDLKK from the coding sequence TTGAAGAGATGTTCTTGGTGTAAAAATGAAAAGAAAATTAAAGCATCAATAAATAATGTTCAAAGATTTATAGAAATTCCTGCAAAAACCAAATTATCTGAAATAATTAGTAAAGATTTAAAGAAGTGA
- a CDS encoding DNA-3-methyladenine glycosylase I: MGLVIIYSHLQATGLVNDHIVDCFRYEQIKNMVTRPKNNI, translated from the coding sequence ATTGGTCTAGTTATAATATATTCTCATTTACAAGCTACGGGATTAGTTAATGATCACATAGTAGATTGTTTTAGATATGAGCAAATTAAAAATATGGTGACAAGACCTAAGAATAATATATAA